Part of the Thermococcus barophilus MP genome, TGAACTCAACCTCTCCAAGCTTTACGGGCTTAATTTTGACTCTCAGAGGATAAGTCTCGTTGAGATGCGGCGGAGACTTGAAGATTTTTGTTGAGTCCTGATAGGGCTCGCTTACAACTTCAAAAATGCCAACAATCTTTGGTTCCAAAATTTGCTTATCTTTTCTTTCTTGCTTCACGTAAATTACAAGCTTATCACCGAGCTTTACTTTGGCAATAG contains:
- a CDS encoding EVE domain-containing protein, producing the protein MAYWLCITNRDNWEVIKKENVWGVPKRHRNTIAKVKLGDKLVIYVKQERKDKQILEPKIVGIFEVVSEPYQDSTKIFKSPPHLNETYPLRVKIKPVKLGEVEFKPLIPKLKFITNKKKWSGHLMGKAMRELPEEDYKLIESLL